TTATAGTTAAAAAAATAAAAAGAAGTACTGGGGTTAATGGATCATACTTAAGACCAAGATTTATGGAACTTAAAATAAGTAGAGGCCCAATAAGTGCAGTAAGTGAAAATCCCAAAGAATAATCTCCAAGTACAGGGAGTTTAAACTCAGGGTCACAGATTCTTAAAAGAAGCATTCCAGTAAAAAATACTCCAAAACTTGTTCCCATCATTGATATAGCTCTTTCAAAAGGATAGTTATTTTTAAAGTATTTTTTGCAAAGGGTATCAATTATCCACCATGTTACAATAAAACCTGTAATAATCATAGTAAGAAGTGGAAAAATATAGGTAAATACCGCTTTTAATGGCAGAGCGGTAATTGCACTTACAACAGCAAATTCAGTAAATAGAGCTGAAATCTTTCCTTTTATTTTTGTATCAATTATCCATTGTAATTTTTTTCTTTTCATAAAATTCCATACAAAGAACATCACAATCATTGAAAATGCCCAAACAGAAAGAGATGAAAGAAGTGGAATACGTAATTTTTTTATAATGCCAAGTATGATATATGAGATTCCGCACACTGAAAAAATTATAGCTACATGAAATGCAAGAACATCAACAGATGAAGAAACTGTTGTTTCATGACCAAAAATTGGCTGTTTATCTGTATCTTTAATAAATCCTTTTCTCATCTCTACAGGTATATTTTTAGGATTTTTAAGAAGAGAGGTATTTCCTTTTTTACAATTGTGGTTAATTAGGAATACTCCTATAATAATACCGCCAATAAGACCAAAGGTAGCCACAGTAGTAGCTATTCCCTGTGAGATAGCCCAGTAATTGAGCTTCATATCCTGAAGAACTCTACCAATGAGACCGGCAGTTCCATGTCCTCCTGCAAATCCAGTATTAAGTTCTGCACCAAAAGTTGGATAAAGAGGTATATTTAAAAGTTTTGTAAAGATAAAATTTATCACAAATCCAAGTGCAAGCTGTATAAAAGTAACAATATATAAAATAAGAGTGGTATTCAGTATATTTTTAATCCCCTGTTTTTTATTTTTAAGATTAAAATTCATTCCAAGGGGAACAGAAGCAATTACTGGAATAATAAGTATTCCAGGGATTTTTCCAATCTCCTTTGACCATATAGATGGAATGATTGAAAGATATTGTCCCAGGATTTCAGGACCTATTATAAGGCCAATAAATCCTCCTATTACAGATGCTGGTATAAAAAGATTCTGAAAAATCTTTACTCTTCCTCTGATTACTGTTCCTAAAATAAGGAGAAAAGAAAGATAGCAAAATATTTGAAAATAAAGTTCCATGTTACCTCCTGATGTTCTATTTCTATTTTCATAAAAAAAGTGAATCTTATACAAAGATTCACCCCTGATTTTATTTTTTCTCAAGTAAAACTACACAGTATGATTTTACTCCTGATTCATCACCAGTAAAACCAAGCTTCTCTTCTGTTGTAGCTTTTACACTGACCTGATCAATATCAATTTTTAAGATATTTGAAATTCTTTCTCTCATTGACTGAATATAAGGTTTAACTTTTGGTTTTTGAAGTACAATTATTGAATCCAGATTTACTATCTGATATTCTTTTTCATCTATTAACTCTTTTACTCTACTTAAAAGAATTGTACTGTCAATATTTTTATACTGCATATCATTGTCAGGAAAATGTTGACCAATATCTCCAAGAGCAAGAGCTCCAAGAATGGCATCCATTATAGCATGGATTAGAACATCTCCATCAGAATGACCTAAAACTCCCTTAGTATGAGGAATCTCTATACCACCTAATACTAATTTTCTTCCTTCAACAAGTTTGTGCACATCATAACCATTTCCAATTCTAATCATGATTACACTTCCCATCTATCATATATTTTTTCATAAAATTCAAGTATTTCATCTTTTGTTGCTGTAGAAGTTCCAACTTTACCAACTACTACTCCAGCAGCTGTATTTGCAATTTTAGCAGCTTCATGCCATGATACTCCTGAAGCTCCAGCTAAGGTATATACAGATATTACAGTATCTCCAGCACCAGTAACATCATATACCTCTTGAGCAAATGTAGGAATATTAACTACTCTATCCATAAATAAACTCATTCCCTCTTCACTTCTAGTCAGAAGAAGGTTATTAAGATTCAATTTTTCTTTAAGTGCTTTACCAAGTGCTTCAAAATCCTTTGTTTTAACTCCCATACACTCCATAGCTTCTTTTTTATTAGGAGTCATAGATGTAGCACCATAGTAGTTCATTGCATTTTTAGGTTTAGGATCCACATTTACTATGATATTTTTTTCTCTGCAAAGTTTTACAATCTCTTTTGCAACTCTTGGAGTAAGTACTCCTTTATCATAGTCAGATAGGATAACAGCATCCAGTTTATCAATATTTGCTTTAAATTTTTCAAGCAGTGCATCTTCTAAAGTTTTTGATATAGGTGATGCATCTTCCCAATCTATTCTTAAAAGTTGCTGATTTCCAGCAAGTACTCTTTTTTTAACTATTGTTGGTAACTCATTTGTTCTTATAATAGCTTTAGTGTCAATATTTTTTTCATCAAATGCTTTTAAAAGTCTATCACCATTAGTATCACTTCCAATGACTCCAAAACAAACTGTTTTAGCTTCTAAAGCATTAAGGTTATTTACAACGTTAGCAGCTCCTCCAAGAGAGAATCTTTCCTCTTTTACAGTAACTACAGGAACAGGAGCTTCAGGGGATATTCTTTCAACTATTCCAATGATATAGTCATCAAGCATTAAATCTCCCACTACCCCAATTGTGATGTTTTTAAAATTATCCAATATCGTTTTCAGATTTAATTGATTTGTCATATTTAGACCTCTTTCTTATTTTAAAATATTCTTTTATCTTTAATATCATTTATTTTTTCATGTATCTCATTGTTTTCAAATGGTGTATCTTCATTTTCAACTATATCAAGTTTTAATCTGATATAGATATCACTCATTTCATGCTCTATATTTTCATTTTTAAATAGATGGCCAAATAATGGTAGAGTACCAAAAAAAGGAATTTTACTGTTGGCATTATGAATAGTAGCCCGTTTAAGCCCACCAATTAAAACAGTCTGTCCATCCTTCATCTTAATGGTAGTTTTTATACTTCTACCTATTTTAGACCCACCTTCAGAGTTAAAAGTACCTACATCTGCACTGTCGTCTTTTTTATACTTCAGTTTAAAATTACTTACTTCAATAAGGACATCTAAAACAATATATCCATTCTCCTTAATATGTGGAGTTACCTTTAAGATTATTCCAGCCTCTTTAAATATAGGTGTACTGGTAATTCTGTCATTATTGGTATTTTCATCCTTTTTTTCTCCAACAATTACCTCTTCAGTAATTTTAAATTCTCCCTCCTGTCCATTTGTAACAAGAATGGAAGGACGGGCACTGACAATAAGGTCCTGAGTTGCTTCAAGCATATTTATTTGAAAATCTAAAACATCTGTTGCACTGTGGAAATGTTTTTTTATATTGAGAGAAGATCCATAAATAGTGTTAATACCAGCAATTTTTCCTGAACTCAAAACCTTGCTGTGTACTCCCTTATCACCATTTTGGATATTTGAATTGTTTCTATTGTAGTCCCATTGGACACCAAGATTTTCAAAGAGATTATTAGAAACATCAAGAATTTGAGAAGAAATCCGTATCTGCTGTATATTATTGTCTATTTCACTGATAAGCATAAGAGCATTATCTACAATTTTTCTTTCACCTGAAAGGATGAGTACACTTTGCTTTTCAATAGATGAAATAGTGATACTGTCTCCAAAATTTTCTTCTACCACATGTTTTATCTCTTTAGTATTACCATTATTTAGAATAATTTTTTTAGTAATTATTCCTCTGTCTTCAGTAATAGCATTGTGAGAATCTGTAATTTTAGTTTTTTCAGACCTTCCAATTCTATTATCTTTTTCAAGGGCAACCTTAAGAGATGTAATTTTATCCTTGGTATTTATAATATCCCCTTTTGTAATATATCCTTTTTTTTCAAATTTTATTATATAAACCCCAGGATCTACATCAGGAAATATAAATTTTCCACCATATCCTGAGTAAATAGCTGGATAATTGCTATTTGACAGTGTAATTTTAACATTATCAATACCTGACTTATAGATGCTGTCATTAACTGACCCATAGATAGAGTAATCTCCTGGCAATTTTGTACTTTTAGAGACTACAAAAATCTCACCTATTGATGAGACGTTGAGATGATAGATTTCAAGTATTGTATTTACAAGAGTTTCCATGTTTTCTCCTGCTGGAAAAGAGATATCCATAGGGATATCCTTAACATCACTGTCAGGAATGAAATTTACTCCTGTATCTTTAGCTATAACACTAAAAGCATCTCCAATTGAAAGATTTTGAAAGTTGATTTCTGAAGTGACATTCTGCCTTCGCAACTTATCATTATTAACTCTTCCATAACTATTATAGCAAATAACCATCATTATTAAAAGCACAAGATATTTTTTTATCATCTCTTTCTCCTTTTGAACTATTTTTCTAGAAACACGTTGTTATTGATGATTTTAATTCTGTATTTTTCACCTTTGCAGGTGATTTTATCTGATTCTGATAGATATTTAGATGTTCCATCTGCAAATTTTAAAATAGCATATTTTTTGTTATTAAATAAAAAGACAGTGATTCCTGCAATTTTTTTTATTGAAACCTTATTATAAGTTAATTTGCTATCTTCAGGAACTGCACAAACACTTTGCTGGTTTAGAATATTAGTAGCAAGTTTTCCATTGAAGATCCAGTTTTCTTTCTTTTGCAGCTTAAAGGGAGTGTCTGAAAAGGTTATTGTTTTTGAACTGTTTTCTAGCTCTTCAATAAAGCTTTCAATATTTTTATATGTTCCA
The window above is part of the Fusobacterium sp. DD2 genome. Proteins encoded here:
- a CDS encoding sodium/glutamate symporter: MELYFQIFCYLSFLLILGTVIRGRVKIFQNLFIPASVIGGFIGLIIGPEILGQYLSIIPSIWSKEIGKIPGILIIPVIASVPLGMNFNLKNKKQGIKNILNTTLILYIVTFIQLALGFVINFIFTKLLNIPLYPTFGAELNTGFAGGHGTAGLIGRVLQDMKLNYWAISQGIATTVATFGLIGGIIIGVFLINHNCKKGNTSLLKNPKNIPVEMRKGFIKDTDKQPIFGHETTVSSSVDVLAFHVAIIFSVCGISYIILGIIKKLRIPLLSSLSVWAFSMIVMFFVWNFMKRKKLQWIIDTKIKGKISALFTEFAVVSAITALPLKAVFTYIFPLLTMIITGFIVTWWIIDTLCKKYFKNNYPFERAISMMGTSFGVFFTGMLLLRICDPEFKLPVLGDYSLGFSLTALIGPLLILSSINLGLKYDPLTPVLLFIFLTIISLFLLRYINQKKV
- the ispF gene encoding 2-C-methyl-D-erythritol 2,4-cyclodiphosphate synthase, which gives rise to MIRIGNGYDVHKLVEGRKLVLGGIEIPHTKGVLGHSDGDVLIHAIMDAILGALALGDIGQHFPDNDMQYKNIDSTILLSRVKELIDEKEYQIVNLDSIIVLQKPKVKPYIQSMRERISNILKIDIDQVSVKATTEEKLGFTGDESGVKSYCVVLLEKK
- the rfaE1 gene encoding D-glycero-beta-D-manno-heptose-7-phosphate kinase; amino-acid sequence: MTNQLNLKTILDNFKNITIGVVGDLMLDDYIIGIVERISPEAPVPVVTVKEERFSLGGAANVVNNLNALEAKTVCFGVIGSDTNGDRLLKAFDEKNIDTKAIIRTNELPTIVKKRVLAGNQQLLRIDWEDASPISKTLEDALLEKFKANIDKLDAVILSDYDKGVLTPRVAKEIVKLCREKNIIVNVDPKPKNAMNYYGATSMTPNKKEAMECMGVKTKDFEALGKALKEKLNLNNLLLTRSEEGMSLFMDRVVNIPTFAQEVYDVTGAGDTVISVYTLAGASGVSWHEAAKIANTAAGVVVGKVGTSTATKDEILEFYEKIYDRWEV
- a CDS encoding type II secretion system protein GspD, whose translation is MIKKYLVLLIMMVICYNSYGRVNNDKLRRQNVTSEINFQNLSIGDAFSVIAKDTGVNFIPDSDVKDIPMDISFPAGENMETLVNTILEIYHLNVSSIGEIFVVSKSTKLPGDYSIYGSVNDSIYKSGIDNVKITLSNSNYPAIYSGYGGKFIFPDVDPGVYIIKFEKKGYITKGDIINTKDKITSLKVALEKDNRIGRSEKTKITDSHNAITEDRGIITKKIILNNGNTKEIKHVVEENFGDSITISSIEKQSVLILSGERKIVDNALMLISEIDNNIQQIRISSQILDVSNNLFENLGVQWDYNRNNSNIQNGDKGVHSKVLSSGKIAGINTIYGSSLNIKKHFHSATDVLDFQINMLEATQDLIVSARPSILVTNGQEGEFKITEEVIVGEKKDENTNNDRITSTPIFKEAGIILKVTPHIKENGYIVLDVLIEVSNFKLKYKKDDSADVGTFNSEGGSKIGRSIKTTIKMKDGQTVLIGGLKRATIHNANSKIPFFGTLPLFGHLFKNENIEHEMSDIYIRLKLDIVENEDTPFENNEIHEKINDIKDKRIF